Proteins found in one Bremerella volcania genomic segment:
- the fba gene encoding class II fructose-bisphosphate aldolase (catalyzes the reversible aldol condensation of dihydroxyacetonephosphate and glyceraldehyde 3-phosphate in the Calvin cycle, glycolysis, and/or gluconeogenesis) — translation MALIPLRVLLDHAAENSYGVAAFNVNNMEQIQSIMEAAKETDSPVIVQASRGARSYSQDNYLRHLMLAASELYPEIPIVMHQDHGNSPETCMSAIENGFTSVMMDGSLKEDGKTPADYDYNVSVTKKVVEMAHAKNVSVEGELGCLGSLETGTGEAEDGHGAEGELSHDQLLTDPEEAERFVAETGVDALAVAIGTSHGAYKFTKAPTGDVLAMDRIEEIHKRLPNCHLVMHGSSSVPQELQDIINKYGGAMKQTYGVPVEEIQRGIKHGVRKINVDTDNRMAITGAIRKVLAENPAEFDPRKYLTPAREAMKQVCIDRMVAFGQAGQASKMREASLV, via the coding sequence ATGGCTTTGATTCCCCTACGGGTGCTACTGGATCACGCAGCCGAAAATTCTTATGGCGTGGCTGCCTTCAACGTCAACAACATGGAACAGATCCAGTCGATCATGGAAGCCGCCAAGGAAACGGATTCTCCAGTGATCGTCCAAGCTTCCCGTGGTGCTCGTAGCTATTCGCAAGACAACTACCTCCGCCACCTGATGCTGGCCGCTTCGGAACTCTATCCAGAGATCCCGATCGTCATGCACCAGGACCACGGCAACAGCCCTGAAACCTGCATGAGTGCCATCGAAAATGGCTTCACCTCGGTGATGATGGACGGTTCGCTGAAGGAAGACGGCAAGACCCCGGCCGACTACGATTACAACGTCTCGGTCACCAAAAAGGTGGTCGAAATGGCTCACGCTAAAAACGTAAGCGTCGAAGGCGAACTGGGCTGCTTGGGTTCGCTCGAAACGGGTACCGGTGAAGCCGAAGACGGCCACGGTGCTGAAGGCGAACTGAGCCACGATCAGCTGCTGACCGATCCGGAAGAAGCCGAACGATTCGTTGCCGAAACGGGCGTCGATGCGTTGGCGGTTGCCATCGGTACCAGCCATGGTGCTTACAAATTCACAAAGGCCCCAACCGGCGACGTGCTGGCCATGGATCGTATCGAAGAGATCCACAAGCGTCTGCCGAACTGCCATCTGGTGATGCACGGTAGCTCCAGCGTTCCGCAGGAACTGCAAGACATCATCAACAAGTACGGCGGTGCCATGAAGCAGACCTACGGCGTGCCGGTTGAAGAAATCCAACGCGGTATCAAGCACGGCGTTCGCAAGATCAACGTCGACACCGACAACCGCATGGCCATCACTGGTGCCATCCGCAAGGTGCTCGCCGAGAACCCAGCTGAATTCGATCCTCGCAAGTACTTGACCCCGGCTCGCGAAGCCATGAAGCAGGTTTGCATCGATCGCATGGTTGCGTTCGGCCAAGCCGGTCAGGCCTCGAAGATGCGTGAAGCCAGCTTGGTTTAA